A section of the Primulina eburnea isolate SZY01 chromosome 1, ASM2296580v1, whole genome shotgun sequence genome encodes:
- the LOC140806244 gene encoding glutathione S-transferase T3-like gives MGDNSQNSQNRPRFVSSTQYPPQFPNWLFVSNFKGYENPSNHPNYTSRAPYPPPTPEYWQKTQLSDRETRVDLENVQNADIDVEGTKKRIIWKKEEDELLARSYVTMSDDPVIDNDQKGNDFWRRVADYYNDNRPAGSSRRALNVIRSHWHNTVQKKVNRFNANYNSVYNTYQSGHSDEDILRFAYEKYRDENNGVAFNLEHVWRIMKTRPLSTPQSDDHLVGTKKARISESGASNTSSNKDASIDLDINEEEIRPIGQKAAKRKGKNKAKSSMEDLTTRYDSLFESFPQYTDIKKNESEWKQKELAIEEMKAKTALNKSEAKKSKYLLKEYEILSKDTSQMTPEQLIVHEHLCDQIREKWNM, from the exons ATGGGTGACAATAGTCAGAACTCACAAAATCGACCTCGATTTGTTTCTTCTACACAATATCCACCACAATTTCCAAATTGGCTGTTTGTTTCAAATTTCAAAGGTTATGAAAATCCTTCGAATCATCCAAATTACACCTCCCGAGCTCCGTATCCACCGCCTACACCTGAATATTGGCAAA AGACTCAGTTGTCCGACCGTGAAACACGAGTTGATCTCGAAAATGTGCAAAATGCTGATATAGATGTTGAGGGTACGAAGAAGCGAATAATATGGAAAAAGGAGGAAGACGAGCTACTAGCGAGATCGTATGTCACAATGAGTGATGACCCAGTCATCGACAATGATCAGAAGGGGAATGATTTCTGGAGACGTGTTGCGGACTACTACAATGACAATCGTCCCGCTGGTTCATCTCGGAGAGCTTTAAACGTGATTCGATCTCATTGGCACAATACCGTCCAAAAAAAGGTAAATCGCTTCAACGCAAATTATAATAGTGTTTACAATACTTATCAAAGCGGCCATAGTGATGAAGACATATTGCGGTTTGCATATGAAAAATATCGTGATGAAAATAATGGAGTTGCATTTAATCTGGAGCATGTGTGGAGAATCATGAAAACACGTCCACTGTCCACTCCACAGTCCGATGATCACTTGGTTGGTACAAAGAAAGCGAGAATCTCAGAGTCAGGGGCTAGCAACACCTCATCGAACAAAGATGCGagtattgatttagatataAATGAAGAAGAGATTCGTCCAATTGGTCAAAAAGCCGCAAAAAGAAAAGGTAAAAACAAAGCAAAATCATCGATGGAGGATTTGACAACCAGATACGACAGTTTGTTCGAAAGTTTTCCTCAGTATACAGACATAAAGAAGAACGAATCTGAATGGAAACAAAAAGAACTTGCAATAGAGGAGATGAAAGCAAAAACGGCTTTGAACAAATCTGAAGCTAAAAAGAGCAAATATTTGCTTAAGGAATACGAAATCCTTTCGAAAGACACTTCACAAATGACGCCGGAGCAGCTTATAGTTCATGAACATCTGTGTGACCAAATTAGAGAGAAATGGAATATGTAA